Proteins from a genomic interval of Equus przewalskii isolate Varuska chromosome 32, EquPr2, whole genome shotgun sequence:
- the LOC103548732 gene encoding retinoic acid early transcript 1E, with the protein MSLPSHTARLLWKILLLIEAWQTLGHDAHSLCLDLTVKPQARPGQPWYEVQGSVDRKPFLQYDSDSKKVRALGLLGEKVNATNAWTDLTRTLGEVGQELRMVLPVIRLEKNRTRGLPTLQVKLCCQQEAERCTGASWQFSINGQTAVFDTMSMNWTVIDPGVRGIQEEWENSQDLAEHFRKLSAGDCSHWLREFLEHWEKVLEPTEPPLKTPDTHQSSSMWINPGIIASIVICLVLIVSVLIGIIIMKCRRRSGTREADPSSEASSLDHEKVMLDQISVTELDSC; encoded by the exons ATGTCGCTGCCATCTCACACTGCACGTCTTCTTTGGAAGATTCTGCTGCTGATAGAAGCCTGGCAGACTCTGGGCCATG ACGCTCACTCTCTTTGCCTCGACCTCACTGTCAAACCTCAGGCCAGACCTGGACAACCCTGGTATGAAGTCCAGGGCTCAGTGGATAGAAAGCCTTTCCTTCAGTATGACAGTGACAGCAAAAAGGTCAGAGCTTTGGGTCTCCTGGGGGAGAAGGTAAACGCCACCAATGCCTGGACAGACTTGACACGAACACTGGGAGAAGTGGGGCAAGAGCTCAGGATGGTCCTGCCTGTCATCAGACTGGAGAAGAACAGGACCAGGG GTCTTCCCACCCTGCAGGTCAAGCTGTGTTGTCAGCAGGAAGCAGAACGATGCACTGGTGCGTCCTGGCAGTTCAGCATCAACGGACAGACAGCCGTCTTTGACACAATGAGCATGAACTGGACAGTCATTGATCCCGGAGTCAGAGGGATCCAGGAGGAGTGGGAGAACAGCCAGGACCTGGCAGAGCATTTCAGGAAGCTCTCAGCAGGAGACTGCAGTCACTGGCTGAGGGAATTCTTAGAACACTGGGAGAAAGTGCTGGAGCCCACAG aaccACCATTAAAGACCCCAGACACCCACCAGTCTTCATCCATGTGGATAAATCCAGGGATCATCGCATCAATCGTCATCTGCTTAGTCCTAATTGTCTCAGTCCTAATTGGCATCATCATTATGAAATGTAGGAGAAGATCTGGTACCAGGGAAG CCGACCCATCATCTGAAGCTTCTTCTCTGGACCATGAGAAGGTGATGTTAGACCAAATTTCGGTCACAGAACTGGACTCTTGTTGA